From one Plasmodium malariae genome assembly, chromosome: 12 genomic stretch:
- the PmUG01_12060500 gene encoding conserved Plasmodium protein, unknown function, translating into MEKKKYSATSSTFKEKFSTSKSYLDLSNNSKVNYNKQKSINNTNEICEFFTSITNNQKDISKKYEQLFSLIKKFGKEIKYLLNKNDEHNNILSDTKECIKKIKAKLGDSSYSDFENIEIELLEDRNNIDVLGRIITYLLEEVGYYNKNSYECNKKIEDLKKYVGNKDDYTKLERKLTLKSEELKKEMVDNMSSLRENQDLKVKIKEDRNIYRKDIQNMHQKLLYVILKFLLRDKKYKTQKQCFVIWLNIIKNKKEARNKIVFCFCKKQNYLLSFCLRKLRSNCSEKYLIDKITSFIGMNTYGNKSNNENNNNNRNNNSINNMSATEHSYIIHDMQNDKKNSEFSNFVNSKKMKNSDLSSTNYDLVNNKLKKRSESTLFYEKNNSSIRRGDMLNMYDASEDSTSRKRDTTKYYNDGDTRNNGNNVYDKNVYDKNGYDKNVYDKNGYDKNEYDKNGYDKNEFDKNEYDKNEYDKNIYDKNEYDKNEYDKNLYDRNTYDRNTYDKNTYDKNMHGQNNAYDKSNSLYDYCGSREPNDNVEKVYDKFLHKMKEKADKKNVDILHQTLKKLNTKINDIRNTLEKQKKINEELCKNIPTKKVSSNYKNTADTKLSDTDYNNSIERNDSLSLFSEKTLSEYLMNRNTSRNVSRNNSLNKGNEIKKTREDFKRTNEYDNRKKKSDIISQKKSSNNNDEKWNLSNNKYSKYNSMDTFSVDSNYLYLKDIKNKVPNNKYIKKNDSNESRYVPNETTAANSSITSNTANSFKPVNTANAANATRNGSNRRKDFIENSNDSSSPSDIKLVLRTGGGFRKLSEHDQKNYMEKLNYLNDNNLLGYETNLNIKIKGHPFIHNIPNNNRNVHKKEKRHRSLSKFYNMH; encoded by the exons atggaaaagaaaaagtatagTGCAACATCCTCTACATTTAAGGAAAAGTTTAGCACTAGTAAATCTTATTTAGATTTGAGCAACAATAGTAAAGTTAATTATAACAAGCAAAAATcaattaataatacaaatgaaATATGTGAATTCTTTACTAGTATAACGAATAATCAAAAAGatataagcaaaaaatatgaacaactATTTTCTCTAATCAAAAAGTTCGGAAAGGAAATAAAGTATTTGCTaaacaaaaatgatgaaCATAACAATATTCTATCTGACACGAAagaatgtattaaaaaaataaaagcaaaattaGGTGATTCTTCTTACAGTGATTTTGAAAATAtcg aaatagaATTACTTGAAGatagaaataatattgaTGTTTTAGGAAGAATAATAACTTATCTACTGGAAGAAGTTGGATACTACAACAAAAATTCTTATGAATGTAACAAAAAGATAgaagatttaaaaaagtatgtaGGTAATAAGGATGATTATACAAAACTGGAAAGAAAACTAACCTTAAAAAGTGAAGAactaaaaaaggaaatggtAGATAATATGAGTTCTCTTAGAGAAAATCAAgatttaaaagtaaaaataaaagaagacagaaatatttatagaaaagatatacaaaatatgCATCAAAAACTCCTTTATGTTATCTTAAAATTTCTGTTGCgcgataaaaaatataaaacacaaAAACAATGTTTTGTTATATggttaaatattattaaaaataaaaaagaagcaaggaataaaatagtattttgtttttgtaaaaagcagaattatttattatcctTTTGTTTAAGAAAATTAAGGAGTAACTGTTCTGAAAAATATCTGATAGATAAAATAACGTCCTTCATAGGTATGAATACGTATggtaataaaagtaataatgaaaataataacaacaatagaAATAACAATAGCATTAATAATATGAGTGCAACAGAACACAGCTACATTATACACGACAtgcaaaatgataaaaaaaatagtgagttttctaattttgtaaacagcaaaaaaatgaaaaatagtGATTTATCTTCCACAAATTATGACcttgttaataataaattgaaaaaaagaagtgaaTCAAcacttttttatgaaaaaaataatagttccATTAGAAGAGGTGACatgttaaatatgtatgatGCCTCAGAAGACAGTACATCAAGAAAAAGAGAtacaacaaaatattataacgATGGTGATACTAGGAATAATGGAAATAATGTGtatgataaaaatgtgtACGATAAAAATGGGTACGATAAAAATGTGTACGATAAAAATGGGTACGATAAAAATGAGTACGATAAAAATGGGTACGATAAAAATGAGTTCGACAAAAATGAGTACGATAAAAATGAGTacgataaaaatatatacgatAAAAATGAGTACGATAAAAATGAGTACGATAAAAATTTGTACGATAGAAATACGTACGATAGAAATACGTACGATAAAAATACGTACGATAAAAATATGCACGGTCAAAATAATGCCTATGATAAAAGTAATTCTTTATATGATTACTGCGGTAGTAGAGAACCAAATGATAATGTAGAAAAGGTGTATGACAAATTTCTTCACAAAATGAAAGAGAAAGCtgacaaaaaaaatgtagatatATTACATCAAacattgaaaaaattaaatactaAAATTAATGACATTCGGAACACACTAGAAAAGCAAAAGAAGATAAACGAGGAGTTGTGTAAAAACATACCTACGAAAAAAGTTTCTtcaaattacaaaaataccGCAGATACCAAATTAAGCGATAcagattataataattcaatTGAAAGAAATGATTCATTAAGCCTTTTTTCGGAAAAAACATTAAGTGAGTACTTAATGAATAGAAACACATCAAGAAATGTAAGTAGGAATAATAGTTTAAACAAaggaaatgaaataaaaaaaacaagagaAGATTTTAAAAGAACGAATGAGTATGATAatcggaaaaaaaaatcagacattatatcacaaaaaaaatcttCTAATAATAACGATGAAAAATGGAActtaagtaataataaatactcCAAATATAATTCAATGGATACATTTAGTGTTGACAGTAATTATCTATATCTAAAAGATATCAAAAACAAGGTTcctaataataaatacataaaaaaaaatgacagCAACGAAAGCAGATATGTGCCCAATGAAACCACTGCTGCCAATTCTTCCATTACTTCTAATACTGCCAATTCTTTTAAACCCGTAAATACTGCTAACGCTGCAAACGCTACGAGGAATGGAAGTAACAGGAGGAAGGACTTCATAGAAAATAGTAACGATAGCTCATCTCCATCAGATATTAAACTTGTTTTGAGGACTGGTGGGGGGTTCAGAAAATTGAGCGAGCATGaccaaaaaaattatatggaaaaattaaattacttGAACGATAATAATTTGTTAGGTTATGAAACAAATTtgaacattaaaataaaagggcACCcctttatacataatataccAAACAATAATCGAAATGTGCataagaaggaaaaaagacATAGATCTCTTTCTAAGTTCTATAATATGCATTAA
- the PmUG01_12060600 gene encoding conserved Plasmodium protein, unknown function, whose amino-acid sequence MKESVKKKFIYENEKIYVIYDEIYDTYRKEKRGRNYYQKIIRYPNPLVLIVRVLTELYNLKDKVEYISCSSYEIIKPYSYFNGEKKSIYETLFLIYSMNNKNDLQMENSYMTIDSDVCNGDRIIPSKNIAIGVHMDIRLFHILSEFHDIYEYFLFLYKNCYENYTRQFFINSNYNILKGYIKLYYMTNYINKKFRNISFDTILNKFIKLLNIFIQGDKNYLEIEYIIFYVYFYVFLNIPMPIYPWDDNSRNDILSRKILKDGNINTIISQVQSSKNNFFSYIINNSTIDTNGYYETCDFNIAILLINEKEVKNSALINGDSSENVPNKKQYNFFFEKKDKYINLNEYILYKNIGYNSLKQFYKPHFYYLTILKKMFVFHNKMKIMQYFFHESAIRVVDMDKYYKYYVKGG is encoded by the coding sequence atgaaggaaagtgtaaaaaaaaaatttatttatgaaaatgagaaaatatatgtaatatatgacGAAATTTATGATACttatagaaaagaaaaaaggggAAGGAATTATTACCAGAAAATTATAAGATATCCAAACCCATTAGTATTAATTGTAAGAGTATTAACTGAACTATATAACCTGAAAGATAAAGTCGAATATATTTCTTGTAGTTcttatgaaataataaaaccatatagttattttaatggagaaaaaaagagtattTATGAAAcattatttctaatatattcaatgaataataaaaatgatttacAAATGGAAAATAGTTATATGACAATTGACAGTGATGTATGTAACGGCGATAGGATTATACCCTCAAAAAATATAGCTATTGGTGTTCATATGGACATAAGGTTATTTCACATTTTAAGCGAATTTCATGATATATacgaatattttttgtttctttataaaaactgttatgaaaattatactcgtcaattttttataaatagtaattataatatactaaaaggttacataaaattatattatatgaccaattatatcaataaaaaGTTTAGGAATATATCTTTCGATACGATACTAAACAAGTTCATTaaattattgaatatattcattcagggtgataaaaattatctagaaatagaatatataattttttatgtgtatttttatgtgtttttaaatattcctaTGCCCATATATCCTTGGGATGATAATAGTagaaatgatatattaagtagaaaaatattgaaaGATGGAAATATTAATACGATTATTAGTCAAGTCCAaagtagtaaaaataatttcttttcctATATTATAAACAATTCAACAATAGACACAAATGGTTATTATGAAACGTGTGATTTTAATATAGCCATATTGCTcattaatgaaaaagaagtaaaaaatagTGCTTTAATAAATGGTGATAGTAGTGAAAATGTTcctaataaaaaacaatataattttttttttgagaagaaagataaatatattaatttgaaTGAATATATcttgtataaaaatataggttataattctttaaaacaattttacaaaccgcatttttattatttaaccattttgaaaaaaatgtttgtatttcacaataaaatgaaaatcatgcaatattttttccatgaATCAGCAATTCGAGTAGTTGATATGGACAAATACTACAAATATTACGTTAAAGGGGGTTAG
- the PmUG01_12060700 gene encoding conserved Plasmodium protein, unknown function gives MFKNLLFQLIEYRKNKLFVLFRHKWIFFFSTKNKNDVISRARSPKQRNRETTKRVCINILERLPGYNHPCVMVRADKKYKIANVTSRLISSSRSFVTAQYQHIEYNKKFTFQNEDNVEGKKGLHSYETTERSSLEKILDETNSMIYINEICLQMDKKILKCQTYEDVLSILITHRGALFLQNLITAIRMLAGLVVEEKKGRIEHDELSKSTINNKYTYFVKPEEEEHTVDDNVNRKINPEISSSNSSGSLTHSNKSNLYKEMNESGMDKIENNLIKRYEHIFDILNNKQLLENENKFQQNKKMEEIIVLDERFAVLIDDIYKNRKHFDVVSICHILISLKELNYKHFLLFNSFVNPLKKFDIYIKEQFKSCHKISYITSVIQLLLQCFNTYIWAGYYSLDIYNKLINSILLNNFIPMNERSIYEQHQEQLSSYTYMNYKYDMNYPICIEDILAFFNINRNLHSLEFISTSRYLSTPMKRMILHGKGINYDGSKDCDNNDRYNNKDNSQWVKYCNKKMLDEKCSQQKNSQVRQEDVEVELEVEERSSLSEKSNQMDVKEGRSYPKYFNENTQSVRGKENNMTWYCSPIFLNIELFIKSLEIYKNIYVYNFEFFKTSEKVVYYYTQYLCPSNLSLIADAFSKHRIFALEHDRIFFHISKIVENNFEKFSYEHIYLILRSFKRMNLFFEKCLILSAEKFRPYFHYLYIHRKEAILPLRDISVLLECLSFFNFTHKSINECIIESLNYLEDYIDDIDEETSINISYALVLSNLYHINTYFFSFVWRKIGKTTYWEKRKKQVCMLWLSHMIQFKWMEYDLPKFCVLECVKVFFLNRKENMYSFSKIISSVSKILDELQIDHHVSVDTYNPYILDILIKNKRQVLMLTQDTTRNEINRELGDSKIVLNHLKLYGYNVRSINIKYFDSLTYTDKQQYIKKILMSF, from the coding sequence ATGTTCAAAAATTTGTTATTCCAGTTAATTGAATATAGGAAGAACAAATTATTTGTCTTATTCAGGCATAaatggattttttttttttctacaaaaaataaaaatgatgtaATTAGCCGTGCGCGTAGTCCAAAACAAAGAAATAGGGAAACCACCAAACGAGTATGCATAAATATCTTAGAGCGATTACCTGGGTATAATCACCCCTGTGTTATGGTTAGAGcagataaaaaatacaaaattgcGAATGTTACTTCACGTCTTATTAGTAGCAGTAGAAGTTTTGTAACGGCACAATACCAACACatagaatataataaaaagtttacctttcaaaatgaagataatgtagaaggaaaaaaaggattacACTCATATGAGACGACTGAAAGGAGTTCATTAGAAAAAATTCTTGATGAAACCAATTCAATGATATACATAAACGAAATATGTTTACAAATGGATAAGAAAATACTGAAATGTCAAACGTATGAAGATGTACTATCTATTCTTATTACTCATAGGGGggctttatttttacaaaatttaataacAGCTATACGTATGCTAGCTGGGCTTGTTgttgaagagaaaaaaggaagaatagAACATGATGAATTGAGTAAGTCTaccattaataataaatatacatattttgttaaacCAGAAGAAGAGGAACATACAGTAGATGACAAcgttaatagaaaaataaatccaGAAATCAGTTCTAGTAATAGTAGCGGTTCATTAACACACAGTAACAAGAGTAACCTGTACAAAGAAATGAATGAATCAGGTATGgacaaaatagaaaataatttaataaaaagatatgaacatatatttgatatattaaataataaacaattattagaaaatgaaaataaatttcaacaaaataaaaaaatggaagaaattATTGTGCTAGATGAAAGGTTTGCAGTACTAATTGatgatatttataaaaacagaAAACATTTTGATGTTGTATCTATTTGCCATATCTTGATATCACttaaagaattaaattataaacatttcCTTTTGTTTAATTCGTTTGTTAaccctttaaaaaaatttgatatttatattaaagaacAATTTAAGAGTTGCCATAAAATTTCTTACATCACTTCTGTTATTCAGTTGTTACTGCAAtgttttaatacatatatatgggCTGGTTATTATAGcctagatatatataataagttaATAAACTCCATTTTGTTGAATAACTTTATTCCTATGAATGAACGGTCCATATATGAGCAACACCAAGAGCAGCTAAGtagttatacatatatgaattacAAGTATGATATGAATTATCCTATATGTATAGAAGATATATTGgcattttttaacataaataGGAATTTACATTCATTAGAGTTCATATCAACAAGCCGTTACTTATCCACACCCATGAAAAGGATGATATTGCATGGGAAAGGGATAAATTATGATGGCAGTAAGGACTGTGATAATAATGACCGTTACAATAATAAAGACAATTCTCAGTGGGTAAAATattgcaataaaaaaatgttagaTGAAAAATGTTCGCAGCAGAAAAATAGCCAAGTGCGACAGGAAGATGTAGAGGTAGAACTAGAAGTAGAAGAAAGAAGCAGTTTGTCTGAAAAGTCAAACCAAATGGACGTAAAAGAAGGAAGAAGTTAcccaaaatattttaacgaAAATACACAAAGTGTCAGGGGAAAAGAGAATAACATGACTTGGTATTGTTCccctatttttttaaacattgaattattcattaaaagcttggaaatatataaaaacatttatgtgtataattTCGAATTTTTCAAAACATCTGAAAAGGTTGTTTATTACTATACCCAGTATTTATGTCCATCCAACTTGAGCTTAATAGCTGATGCTTTTTCAAAGCATCGGATTTTTGCATTGGAACATGACAGaatatttttccatatatctAAAATAGTAGAGaacaattttgaaaaattttcgTATGAACATATTTACCTAATTTTAAGATCATTCAAAAggatgaatttattttttgaaaaatgcCTTATTTTAAGTGCGGAAAAATTTAGACcctattttcattatttatacatacatagaaAGGAAGCAATTTTACCATTAAGAGATATTTCTGTTTTATTGGAGtgcttatctttttttaacttCACTCATAAATCAATTAATGAGTGCATAATAGAATCATTAAACTATTTAGAGGATTATATTGATGACATCGATGAAGAAACttcaattaatatatcatatgcATTGGTATTATcaaatttatatcatataaatacatatttcttttcatttgtatggagaaaaataggaaaaactACTTATtgggaaaaaagaaaaaaacaagttTGCATGTTGTGGCTATCTCATATGATACAATTTAAATGGATGGAATATGATTTACCCAAATTCTGTGTTTTAGAATGtgtaaaagttttttttttaaatagaaagGAAAATATGTACTCCTTctcaaaaattatatcatcTGTTTCTAAAATATTAGATGAATTACAAATTGATCACCATGTTTCAGTTGATACCTATAACCCATACATTTTAGacattttgataaaaaataaaagacaaGTTCTTATGTTAACTCAAGATACTACTAGGAATGAAATAAATAGGGAACTAGGAGACTCAAAAATTGTATTGAACcacttaaaattatatggatACAATGTGAGAAGTATAAATATCAAATATTTTGATTCTTTAACTTACACGGACAAGCAAcagtacataaaaaaaattctcatGTCCTTTTAG
- the SHMT gene encoding serine hydroxymethyltransferase, putative: MMYSQNFKNVKFISRRFITLCSQRIQSSLKDVDNETLNLLSHYKSRNSINLSVRNNVIPNYLKEYLISDLNKNLYLDIDHFKMIEESILNSFNLEKKYWGCLFRSSNYSDSNNNEVDDYFLLKLFRSFVNSKNKIMHISFSLSDAEEKCEKGTCKNPSIIDDFYNTVYIKNKDQIDYMEIKKQYDDFSPNLIYIDETNNPYSMNYEFINNLKNRNNCIIITNISNKANIISQNLIPSPFNHSDIVFTFLNENMRAYNCYIIMYKKGYKNINEEGKLISYEFGEKLKKTFSQNYVNNTIFSLATSFKFMRNTEFKEYVMQSNKNTSILSTYINKKYFNLHYSKNSNFLNLCSSNSNFNIQEFHTFCKHLQIFFDIISPFPYNQKSFNIGSNYLTSLGLLENDMKVVTNFINQSISLYFHLKQNAINSNTQFAEYIKNGYTSSDMLSLSNDIFCFISSFPSPHSN, from the coding sequence ATGATGTATTCACAAAATTTCAAGAATGTAAAGTTTATTTCGAGAAGATTTATAACCTTATGTTCTCAAAGAATCCAGAGCAGCTTAAAAGATGTAGACAATGAAACACTGAACTTGTTGTCGCATTATAAAAGTAGGAATAGTATAAATTTATCAGTACGTAATAATGTAATACCTAACTATTTGAAAGAATATTTGATAAGTGATTTAAATAAGAACCTCTATTTAGATATAGACCATTTTAAAATGATTGAAGAGAGTAtattaaattcatttaatttagaaaaaaaatactggGGATGTCTATTCAGAAGTAGTAATTACAgtgatagtaataataacgaaGTTGATGATTATTTCcttttgaaattatttagAAGTTTTGtaaattctaaaaataaaataatgcatataAGTTTTTCTCTATCAGATGCAGaagaaaaatgtgaaaaggGAACATGTAAAAATCCATCCATAATAGACGATTTTTACAATACagtatacataaaaaataaggatcAAATAGACtatatggaaataaaaaaacagtaTGACGATTTTAGTCcgaatttaatatatatagatgaaACTAATAATCCTTATAGTATGAATTATGAATTCATTAACAACttgaaaaatagaaataattgtattataataacaaatataagtaataagGCAAATATTATATCTCAGAATCTTATTCCTTCACCTTTTAACCACTCAGATATTGTATTCACTTTTTTGAATGAAAATATGCGAGCatataattgttatataattatgtataaaaaaggatataagaatattaacGAGGAAGGGAAATTAATCTCTTATGAGTTTggtgaaaaattgaaaaagacATTTTCtcaaaattatgtaaataatactatattttcGTTAGCTacttcatttaaatttatgagAAATACCGAATTTAAAGAATATGTAATGCagtcaaataaaaatacatctATATTGTCTAcctatattaacaaaaaatattttaatttgcaTTATTCTAAAAacagtaattttttaaatttatgttcTTCTAATTccaattttaatattcaaGAATTTCATACATTCTGTAaacatttacaaatattttttgatattataAGTCCATTTCCTTATAATCAAAAATCATTTAACATAGGATCAAATTATTTAACGAGTTTAGGCTTACTAGAAAACGACATGAAAGTAGtaacaaattttataaatcaGTCCATTTCCTTATATTTTCACTTAAAACAAAATGCTATAAATTCAAATACCCAATTTGCagaatacataaaaaacGGATACACGTCCTCTGACATGTTGTCTCTTTCGaatgatattttttgtttcatttctTCATTTCCGTCACCTCACAGTAATTAG